A region from the Medicago truncatula cultivar Jemalong A17 chromosome 6, MtrunA17r5.0-ANR, whole genome shotgun sequence genome encodes:
- the LOC25495730 gene encoding ATPase family AAA domain-containing protein FIGL1 isoform X2: protein MEESSPKKCCWRKEADSNLKRLHSLLFAAENHRDSDDYSSAYILSLRLLGFLDSRSHSETDQAFIQHIRTQALSYLHTARKSLTPTINRRAFEQAKRSPEPVFNTTGDIDIDKIRNSKYFQALIKPSKEKDCNQLVDQLGKQNKTGKEASKEVVQAKLTSMYGKSSLRTSNGSNSFFNLKTNSSEDCTIIGRPQSLPIHTKGPGVSSVFEVEGEERACRNTFSTKRAHTENNSPRVGYFKSPSSKEEVNPDVACNEFVTARTKLEMEAKQKRGVMGSPSAPVSPQCDNNPANRLYGGRSYGVSRRGVRGNFIPPIKSNGSNIGNITSRIAGNKGDDSLDESTKKCLEILCGPDGELPEKLRNLEPRLIEHVSNEIMDKDPNVHWDDIAGLDHAKSCVNEMVIFPLLRPDLFMGCRSPGRGLLLFGPPGTGKTMIGKAIAGEAKATFFYISASSLTSKWIGEGEKLVRALFGVASCRQPAVIFVDEIDSLLSQRKSDGEHESSRRLKTQFLIEMEGFDSGNEKVLLIGATNRPQELDEAARRRLTKRLYIPLPSSEARAWIARSLLEKDGLFKLSNEEIDIICNLTEGYSGSDMKNLVKDASLGPIREQIRQGAKVVNLEKEKIRPVTLQDFKNSLQEVRPSVSPNELGTFEQWNKQFGSLAK from the exons ATGGAAGAATCATCACCGAAGAAGTGTTGCTGGAGAAAAGAAGCAGATTCGAATCTGAAAAGACTTCACTCTCTTTTGTTCGCCGCCGAAAACCACCGCGATTCCGATGATTACTCTTCCGCATACATTCTCTCTCTTCGTCTTCTCGGTTTTCTCGATTCTCGTTCTCATTCCGAAACCGATCAAGCTTTCATTCAACATATTCGGACTCAAGCCTTGTCTTATCTTCATACAGCAAGAAAATCACTCACTCCGACCATTAATCG CCGAGCTTTTGAGCAAGCAAAAAGGTCTCCAGAGCCCGTTTTTAACACAACCGGAGATATCGATATTGACAAGATACGGAATTCTAAATACTTTCAAGCTCTTATCAAGCCGTCTAAAGAAAAAGACTGCAATCAATTG GTTGATCAACTTGGGAAGCAAAACAAGACTGGAAAGGAAGCATCAAAGGAAGTGGTGCAAGCTAAGTTAACATCCATGTATGGGAAAAGCAGCTTGAGGACTAGTAATGGTTCCAACAGTTTTTTCAACTTGAAAACTAACAGCTCTGAGGACTGCACAATTATTGGAAGGCCTCAATCACTTCCCATCCATACAAAGGGTCCTGGTGTCTCGTCCGTTTTTGAAgttgaaggagaagaaagagcTTGTCGAAACACTTTTTCGACAAAACGTGCACACACGGAAAATAATAGCCCCAGAGTTGGTTATTTCAAGTCACCTTCTAGCAAGGAGGAAGTTAATCCCGATGTTGCTTGCAACGAATTTGTTACTGCCAGAACGAAGTTG GAAATGGAAGCAAAGCAAAAGCGAGGTGTAATGGGTTCACCCAGTGCACCTGTCTCACcacaatgcgacaacaatcctgCTAACAGGCTATACGGTGGGAGATCATATGGTGTTTCACGACGAGGTGTCCGTGGTAATTTTATCCCCCCTATTAAATCCAATGGGAGCAATATTGGAAATATAACTTCCCGAATAGCTGGCAACAAGGGTGATGATTCTTTAGACGAGTCTACAAAGAAATG TTTGGAAATCCTGTGTGGTCCTGATGGTGAACTTCCTGAGAAATTGAGGAATTTAGAACCTCGCCTCATTGAACATGTTAGTAACGAGATTATGGACAAAGATCCTAATGTACACTGGGATGACATTG CTGGATTGGACCATGCCAAAAGTTGTGTCAATGAGATGGTCATATTTCCTCTGCTAAGACCTGACTTATTTATGGGCTGCCGTTCTCCTGGGAGAGGTCTGCTTCTATTTGGTCCACCA GGAACTGGCAAAACAATGATTGGGAAGGCCATTGCTGGGGAAGCGAAGGCAACCTTCTTTTACATATCTGCAAGCTCATTGACTAGCAAGTGG ATTGGTGAAGGTGAAAAGCTAGTGAGAGCCCTCTTTGGAGTGGCCAGTTGTCGTCAGCCAGCAGtaatttttgttgatgaaataGACTCGCTCTTGTCTCAG CGTAAGTCAGATGGTGAGCATGAATCAAGTAGACGGCTAAAGACACAGTTTCTTATTGAAATGGAAGGCTTTGACAGTGGTAACGAGAAAGTTCTGCTTATAG gggcAACAAATCGTCCCCAAGAGCTTGATGAAGCTGCACGGAGGAGACTTACTAAACGACTGTACATTCCCCTACCATCCTCAG AGGCAAGAGCTTGGATCGCACGTAGCCTTTTAGAGAAGGATGGATTATTCAAGCTATCAAATGAGGAAATTGATATTATATGCAACTTAACCGAAG GTTATTCCGGATCGGACATGAAAAACTTAGTGAAGGATGCTTCTCTGGGTCCCATAAGAGAGCAAATAAGACAAGGTGCAAAAGTTGTGAACTTGGAAAAGGAAAAGATTAGACCAGTAACTCTTCAG
- the LOC25495730 gene encoding ATPase family AAA domain-containing protein FIGL1 isoform X1, whose product MEESSPKKCCWRKEADSNLKRLHSLLFAAENHRDSDDYSSAYILSLRLLGFLDSRSHSETDQAFIQHIRTQALSYLHTARKSLTPTINRRAFEQAKRSPEPVFNTTGDIDIDKIRNSKYFQALIKPSKEKDCNQLVDQLGKQNKTGKEASKEVVQAKLTSMYGKSSLRTSNGSNSFFNLKTNSSEDCTIIGRPQSLPIHTKGPGVSSVFEVEGEERACRNTFSTKRAHTENNSPRVGYFKSPSSKEEVNPDVACNEFVTARTKLEMEAKQKRGVMGSPSAPVSPQCDNNPANRLYGGRSYGVSRRGVRGNFIPPIKSNGSNIGNITSRIAGNKGDDSLDESTKKCLEILCGPDGELPEKLRNLEPRLIEHVSNEIMDKDPNVHWDDIAGLDHAKSCVNEMVIFPLLRPDLFMGCRSPGRGLLLFGPPGTGKTMIGKAIAGEAKATFFYISASSLTSKWIGEGEKLVRALFGVASCRQPAVIFVDEIDSLLSQRKSDGEHESSRRLKTQFLIEMEGFDSGNEKVLLIGATNRPQELDEAARRRLTKRLYIPLPSSEARAWIARSLLEKDGLFKLSNEEIDIICNLTEGYSGSDMKNLVKDASLGPIREQIRQGAKVVNLEKEKIRPVTLQDFKISLQQVRPSVSPNELGTYEQWNKQFGSLAI is encoded by the exons ATGGAAGAATCATCACCGAAGAAGTGTTGCTGGAGAAAAGAAGCAGATTCGAATCTGAAAAGACTTCACTCTCTTTTGTTCGCCGCCGAAAACCACCGCGATTCCGATGATTACTCTTCCGCATACATTCTCTCTCTTCGTCTTCTCGGTTTTCTCGATTCTCGTTCTCATTCCGAAACCGATCAAGCTTTCATTCAACATATTCGGACTCAAGCCTTGTCTTATCTTCATACAGCAAGAAAATCACTCACTCCGACCATTAATCG CCGAGCTTTTGAGCAAGCAAAAAGGTCTCCAGAGCCCGTTTTTAACACAACCGGAGATATCGATATTGACAAGATACGGAATTCTAAATACTTTCAAGCTCTTATCAAGCCGTCTAAAGAAAAAGACTGCAATCAATTG GTTGATCAACTTGGGAAGCAAAACAAGACTGGAAAGGAAGCATCAAAGGAAGTGGTGCAAGCTAAGTTAACATCCATGTATGGGAAAAGCAGCTTGAGGACTAGTAATGGTTCCAACAGTTTTTTCAACTTGAAAACTAACAGCTCTGAGGACTGCACAATTATTGGAAGGCCTCAATCACTTCCCATCCATACAAAGGGTCCTGGTGTCTCGTCCGTTTTTGAAgttgaaggagaagaaagagcTTGTCGAAACACTTTTTCGACAAAACGTGCACACACGGAAAATAATAGCCCCAGAGTTGGTTATTTCAAGTCACCTTCTAGCAAGGAGGAAGTTAATCCCGATGTTGCTTGCAACGAATTTGTTACTGCCAGAACGAAGTTG GAAATGGAAGCAAAGCAAAAGCGAGGTGTAATGGGTTCACCCAGTGCACCTGTCTCACcacaatgcgacaacaatcctgCTAACAGGCTATACGGTGGGAGATCATATGGTGTTTCACGACGAGGTGTCCGTGGTAATTTTATCCCCCCTATTAAATCCAATGGGAGCAATATTGGAAATATAACTTCCCGAATAGCTGGCAACAAGGGTGATGATTCTTTAGACGAGTCTACAAAGAAATG TTTGGAAATCCTGTGTGGTCCTGATGGTGAACTTCCTGAGAAATTGAGGAATTTAGAACCTCGCCTCATTGAACATGTTAGTAACGAGATTATGGACAAAGATCCTAATGTACACTGGGATGACATTG CTGGATTGGACCATGCCAAAAGTTGTGTCAATGAGATGGTCATATTTCCTCTGCTAAGACCTGACTTATTTATGGGCTGCCGTTCTCCTGGGAGAGGTCTGCTTCTATTTGGTCCACCA GGAACTGGCAAAACAATGATTGGGAAGGCCATTGCTGGGGAAGCGAAGGCAACCTTCTTTTACATATCTGCAAGCTCATTGACTAGCAAGTGG ATTGGTGAAGGTGAAAAGCTAGTGAGAGCCCTCTTTGGAGTGGCCAGTTGTCGTCAGCCAGCAGtaatttttgttgatgaaataGACTCGCTCTTGTCTCAG CGTAAGTCAGATGGTGAGCATGAATCAAGTAGACGGCTAAAGACACAGTTTCTTATTGAAATGGAAGGCTTTGACAGTGGTAACGAGAAAGTTCTGCTTATAG gggcAACAAATCGTCCCCAAGAGCTTGATGAAGCTGCACGGAGGAGACTTACTAAACGACTGTACATTCCCCTACCATCCTCAG AGGCAAGAGCTTGGATCGCACGTAGCCTTTTAGAGAAGGATGGATTATTCAAGCTATCAAATGAGGAAATTGATATTATATGCAACTTAACCGAAG GTTATTCCGGATCGGACATGAAAAACTTAGTGAAGGATGCTTCTCTGGGTCCCATAAGAGAGCAAATAAGACAAGGTGCAAAAGTTGTGAACTTGGAAAAGGAAAAGATTAGACCAGTAACTCTTCAG GACTTCAAGATTTCCTTGCAACAGGTGAGGCCTTCTGTTTCACCTAATGAACTTGGCACTTACGAGCAATGGAACAAACAATTTGGAAGCTTAGCAATTTAG